A genome region from Thermoanaerobacterium xylanolyticum LX-11 includes the following:
- a CDS encoding HD domain-containing protein: MKKYFRDPLYNFIIINETWILDLINSKEFQRLKQVKQLGTSEVTYYGANHTRFSHSIGTMYLMDKALGQLKNVINIDEETRKIGLAAALLHDIGHGPFSHVFEKVMSTNHEQWTIDIVLGDTEVNRILKTVNSDFPQKVAEVIKKEYEHKFVSYLLSSQLDVDRMDYLLRDSYYVGVKYGLFDVDMIIKSMLVCDDNIVIDYKGLYAVEQYVLARHYMYWQVYYHKTTRGYELLLQNILKRAKYLYEQNLLDIKIDLLIPVFKNEKINVEEYIQLNDSVILYAILSWKNSRDKILRDLCCKYLYRDLYKAYEIEQSFPFSLDAIKEILKNQNMDAEYYLALDRPSNVIYDYYVEGEEGEKPPILINSMGKNKSITRFSESIKAISGSQKIKYYLYFPRYNYDGVNISDDIIKYLEELKNE, from the coding sequence ATGAAAAAATATTTTAGAGATCCATTATATAATTTTATTATAATTAATGAAACTTGGATCTTAGATTTGATAAATAGTAAAGAGTTTCAAAGATTAAAACAGGTAAAGCAACTTGGAACATCAGAGGTTACATATTACGGTGCCAATCATACTAGATTTTCACATTCTATAGGTACTATGTATCTAATGGATAAAGCGCTAGGACAATTAAAAAATGTAATCAATATAGATGAAGAGACGAGGAAAATAGGATTAGCTGCGGCTTTATTACATGATATTGGTCATGGACCATTTTCTCATGTATTTGAGAAAGTAATGAGTACGAATCATGAACAATGGACGATTGACATTGTACTTGGTGATACTGAGGTAAATAGGATATTAAAAACTGTTAATAGTGATTTTCCTCAAAAGGTCGCTGAAGTAATTAAAAAAGAGTATGAGCATAAATTTGTTAGTTATTTGTTATCAAGCCAATTGGATGTAGATAGAATGGATTATTTATTGCGGGATAGTTATTATGTAGGTGTAAAGTATGGGCTATTTGATGTAGATATGATTATAAAATCTATGTTAGTGTGTGATGACAATATAGTTATAGATTATAAGGGATTGTATGCAGTAGAGCAATATGTACTTGCTAGACATTATATGTATTGGCAGGTATACTACCATAAAACTACAAGAGGATATGAATTGTTGCTGCAAAATATTTTAAAAAGAGCAAAATACTTATATGAGCAAAATTTACTGGATATTAAAATAGATTTATTGATTCCCGTTTTTAAAAATGAGAAAATAAATGTAGAAGAATATATACAATTGAACGATAGTGTTATTTTATATGCGATATTATCATGGAAAAATTCACGAGACAAGATATTAAGAGATTTATGCTGTAAATATTTGTATAGAGATTTATATAAGGCTTATGAAATTGAACAATCTTTTCCTTTCAGTCTAGATGCAATAAAAGAAATACTAAAAAATCAAAATATGGATGCTGAATATTATCTTGCACTTGATAGACCTAGTAATGTGATATATGATTATTATGTTGAAGGGGAGGAGGGAGAAAAGCCACCTATATTAATTAATAGTATGGGCAAAAATAAATCTATTACTAGATTTTCTGAATCAATAAAAGCTATATCAGGCAGCCAAAAGATTAAATATTATCTATATTTTCCGAGATATAATTATGATGGCGTAAATATAAGTGATGATATAATTAAATATTTGGAGGAGTTAAAAAATGAGTGA
- a CDS encoding TIGR02391 family protein gives MNIDIDEILSPKIKKHCLSLYLEGHYDCASHKAMVLVELALKEKARIAGDDSRKLYGISLIKELFSNNDNEKQKNTIHIKLRVPLGDEQQENAKRMFSGVFAYYRNYCAHDGRKITREICLRIMIIASELLDLIDASSLSYEDIGGIDGILKFGNFENRLVLYNLLKFLENTWVLDSDINSFYEELYENGFTDSQFKVLTELDLVRYVTNDNNYDFDTGDFIGIGNFELTDSGKKVLRNIEIVEKLNKCDFGN, from the coding sequence ATCTTTGTATTTAGAAGGCCATTATGACTGTGCATCACATAAGGCGATGGTTTTGGTTGAATTAGCATTAAAGGAAAAAGCAAGAATTGCTGGAGATGACAGTAGAAAATTATATGGAATATCATTGATAAAAGAATTATTTTCTAATAATGATAATGAAAAGCAGAAAAATACTATACATATAAAATTAAGAGTTCCGCTGGGAGATGAACAGCAAGAAAATGCTAAACGTATGTTTAGTGGTGTATTTGCATATTACAGAAATTATTGTGCACACGATGGAAGAAAAATAACAAGAGAAATATGCTTAAGAATTATGATAATTGCAAGTGAATTATTAGATTTGATTGATGCTTCATCACTTAGTTATGAAGATATTGGCGGTATAGATGGAATACTTAAATTTGGTAACTTTGAAAATAGATTAGTTTTATACAATTTACTAAAATTTCTCGAAAATACTTGGGTATTAGATAGTGACATTAATTCATTTTATGAAGAATTATATGAAAATGGTTTTACAGATTCTCAATTTAAAGTATTGACTGAACTTGATTTAGTCCGTTATGTAACTAATGATAATAATTATGATTTTGATACAGGTGATTTCATTGGAATAGGAAATTTTGAGTTAACTGATTCTGGTAAAAAAGTTTTAAGAAATATAGAAATTGTTGAAAAATTAAATAAGTGTGATTTCGGAAACTAA